A genomic window from Cydia amplana chromosome 3, ilCydAmpl1.1, whole genome shotgun sequence includes:
- the LOC134662713 gene encoding putative nuclease HARBI1: MLATAEHDDERRQQGRFQANIRDVIFENPLQNISDANFMKDYRLHKEAFADLCDVLSQETDLKGSQRVSLQAKVLCALLFFAHGSYQRVTGKAHHFSQEAASVYIEEVTKALNHPKVLNKFIKFPCTQEDRNAIKQSFYSIYGIPGVIGCLDCSHFKIFTPDKGEEHLYFCRKHYHSINVQMICDHECRILAVNAKYGGAAHDSFIWENSNINDHMQLLHTRNEIVWLLGDSGYPQRPWLMTPYLDANPDSAEEIYNAAHTTARVLIENTFGRLKNRWRCLHQERALHYRPEKCSRIILACCVLHNLAIKHNVPFPEESIMDSISTGNRLSSELRDPAKAIQSIRG, encoded by the exons ATGCTTGCGACGGCCGAGCATGATGATGAAAGACGGCAGCAAGGAAGATTCCAAGCGAACATAAGGGATGTGATTTTTGAAAACCCGCTTCAAAATATAAGTGATGCAAACTTTATGAAAGACTACCGTCTACACAAAGAGGCATTCGCTGACTTATGCGATGTATTGTCCCAAGAAACCGACTTGAAAGGGTCACAAAGAGTGTCTCTTCAAGCTAAG GTTTTATgtgcattattattttttgcacATGGCAGCTACCAGAGGGTAACAGGTAAAGCGCACCACTTCTCCCAAGAGGCGGCCAGCGTCTACATTGAAGAAGTGACGAAGGCGCTAAACCACCCCAAggtgttaaataaatttattaaattcccGTGCACACAAGAAGATCGGAATGCCATTAAACAAAG tttctacAGTATATATGGTATCCCAGGAGTAATTGGGTGCTTAGATTGCAGCCATTTTAAAATTTTCACCCCCGACAAGGGAGAAGAACATTTATACTTCTGCCGGAAACATTATCATTCGATTAATGTACAAATG ATATGTGACCATGAATGTAGAATATTAGCTGTAAATGCTAAGTATGGAGGAGCTGCCCACGATAGCTTCATTTGGGAAAATAGTAACATTAACGATCACATGCAACTATTGCACACGCGTAATGAAATTGTTTGGCTTCTGG GTGATTCAGGGTATCCTCAACGGCCATGGTTAATGACGCCCTATTTAGACGCAAACCCGGACTCTGCAGAGGAGATTTACAACGCCGCACACACAACTGCTAGAGTTCTGATTGAAAACACTTTTGGGCGTTTGAAAAATCGTTGGCGTTGTTTGCACCAGGAGAGGGCGTTGCACTACAGGCCAGAGAAGTGTTCGCGGATCATATTAGCATGTTGTGTATTGCATAACCTTGCTATAAAACATAACGTGCCGTTTCCCGAAGAGTC CATCATGGATAGTATTAGCACCGGCAACCGACTGAGTTCTGAGCTCCGCGATCCCGCCAAAGCTATCCAGTCCATTCGGGGCTag